Proteins encoded within one genomic window of Halofilum ochraceum:
- a CDS encoding MerR family DNA-binding protein, translated as MQHLSIGQLARRSDVGVETIRFYEREGLIAADGRTASGYRRFAPAVTERLGFIKRAKKLGFSLTEIRQLLELAEAEGDRASVKALAEHKLAEIEHRIGELQRMRAALADLTRQCSGHGPVEGCPIIETLNEDAGHE; from the coding sequence ATGCAACACCTCAGCATCGGTCAGCTCGCGCGCCGCAGCGATGTCGGCGTGGAGACGATCCGCTTCTACGAGCGCGAGGGGCTGATCGCCGCGGACGGCCGCACGGCGAGTGGTTACCGCCGCTTTGCCCCCGCGGTCACCGAGCGGCTCGGCTTCATCAAGCGTGCCAAGAAACTCGGGTTTTCGCTGACCGAGATCCGACAACTGCTGGAACTCGCCGAGGCGGAAGGCGACCGCGCCAGCGTGAAAGCGCTGGCCGAACACAAACTGGCGGAGATCGAACACCGGATCGGTGAGCTGCAGCGCATGCGGGCAGCCCTCGCCGATCTCACGCGGCAGTGCTCCGGGCATGGTCCCGTTGAAGGCTGCCCGATTATCGAGACGCTCAACGAGGACGCCGGTCATGAGTGA